CAACTCGAACCATCAATACCAAAGAATTTATTGTGTATATTGCCTTTTTAGCAATTTTTATCTTTTTTTCTATTATCCTACGAGGGCGAGGATTTCTCTCTTCGGAAAACTTGATGAACATTGCTCGTCAGACTGCCATGATTTCGGTTATGGCAGTGGGGATGACTTTTGTCTTAGCGGCCGGAGAAATTGATCTTTCGATCGGTTCTATTGTGGCATTGGCATCACTAACAACTGCATTAGCACTCCGCCACAGCTCCTTATTGGTTGGAGTTGTTACCGGGTTGGGTACCGGAGTTCTAATTGGTATGGTTAACGGTCTTTTTGTAGCTAAAATCGGAGTCCCCTCCTTTCTTGTCACCTTGGGAATGACTGGAATTATTACCGGATTAGCCCGTTGGATTACTCAACTTAAATCAATTCCGGTAACTAATAAAACCTATAATTTTATTTTTGGATCAGGAGATATCGGACCAATATCAATTCTTTTTGTTTGGACTGTTGTTTTGCTCATTATAGGTCAAGTTGCACTGAGGAAGACCAAATTTGGACGTTATGTATTAGCAACTGGTGGGAATAAAATATCTGCTCTTTATTCTGGAATCAATGTGGAAAGAATTAAATTTTCCGTCATGGTTTTGAATGGTGTCTTAGCAGCACTGGCTGGAATGCTATATGCTGGTAGGCTTCATGGTGCCCGTTATACTTTAGGTGAGACCGATTTGATGACGGTTATAGCAGCAGTTATCATCGGAGGCACCAGCATGTCAGGAGGCCGGGGTTCAGTAATCGGTTCCATTGTTGGTTCCCTAATAATGGGTATGATTAATAATGGATTGATATTAATGGGTTTATCCGTCGATCAACAGATGATCTTCCGAGGCTTGATCATTATCATTGCAGTTTCTTTAACCATGAGAGAAAAGAAAAAATAAAGGAGGACAATAGATGTCACCATCTTTGCCATTTTTACGCATACCAAAAACTGCTCAACTAGTCGTGGTAACCGATCTTGAACAGGAAAGCTTCCCTGTTATTCATTTAAAAAAATTATTTCCCGGAAGGGATTTTGTTGTCGTTTCACCACGAGATTTTAAAATTGGTGATTGGAAAAAGGCGGATAAAAACTTCGAAGGTTTTATTTATTTAGAAGAAAAGGAAAACCAACTTTTCCCTGCAAAACAACCGTCAGAAAATAAAATCCAGCTCCTCGAAGATGGTTTCCAAATTCAAACGGTGAAATGGCAGGAAATTCCATTGATACTCCTTTTAGGAGGTGGTCGTCCGGGTTTGATTTATGCGGTGAATGAATTGAGTCAGAAAATTTTATCTTATCAGGGTGAAGAGATAATCATCCCAAAAATTGACCTTGAGCAATCGCCTTTACTTCCTTATCGCTTGCTTTGGACTTGGGATCACAGTACCAATTGGTACTTAGAACAAGTCGGTATTCAGGAAATCGGTGCCATGAATTATTATTCCAAACCCCCAGAGGGTTTTTTAGAAGACTACTTTCGACTGATTGATTTTATGAGTCTCAACCGAATCGGGGGTGTCACTATTTACGGCTTTTTAAGAGATTGCCATGGAGGTATTGAAGCTGCTCAGAAACTGTGCAAATACGCTGCTGAAAGAGGAGTTAGAATTCTACCCGGGGTTGGTATCAATGCTTACGGGGGAATCTATTGGGAAGGAAATCACCGTTATAATTTAACCCAATGGCTCCGACAACGTCCGGAATTGAAAGCCGTATTAGGAGCACCGGCAGCTTTTTCTATTCCTGATCTACCTCCCCTTTGGTTTCCAGAAAATCAATACACCGATACTGCCTGCCCTTCTAAACCGGAAAACGCCCGATATCACGAAGAGGCTATTGCTTGGTTAGCAGAAACCTTCATGATTGGTGGGATTAATTTTGAAACCGGAGATTATGGAGTTTGTCAGTGTGAAGAATGTTCTCGAAGACGTAAAGAAAATTCAACCTGGTCGTTGCAGGATATGGCTCTCCTTTATCCGCGTCTATTTTCGGCTGCTCGAAATCAGCGTCAAGACCTCTGGTTGGTAAGCGAGGCTTATTGGGATAACCTTTTGAACCGCCAAGTTCTTCAGTCTCTTGAAGAATTGCCTGACGAGGCAATTTATCAATTTTGTTTTAATCGCTCTTATTGGCCTCGTTTAAAAACTGATTTAACCAAGGAATATGTTCAAGGATTACCCAGAAGTAAAAATATCTTTCGCACCCATATGGGTTCACAATGGAATCGGGAACGGTATGAATTGGTTGCTGACCGTTTCGCCGAAATGATGCAGTTGGCCTTTAAAAGTGGAATGAAGGGTGCAACCATTTTTGGTGAGGTCAGTGCATTTAGCGTTGTCAATGAGGTCAATTATTTAGCATTTGCTCGCTTTGGCTATCAACCAACGCTGACTTGGGAGAAGTTTATTGAAAAAGACCTTAGTCCACTGTTTGGAGGAAAGCTGGCTACCGAGATTTATCTTCGACTACTTACTGTTCCATCCCAAAAAGCTATTCTTGATCAAGCGATTGGCGAGGCACGGGAAATGAGTCGTTCATTGAGTGGGGAGCAGTATCGACGGTGGATATGGCTTCAAAATCGCCTGATGCAAAAGAAAGCTATGACGGTAGATTAATATTTAGTTCTTCAGGCAATGCTTGAAGAATGAATGAAGGAGAGGATGAGGGTGAGACCCATGAATGAAATCCAGGTTTGGTGTTTTGAAATGAAGCTTATGGAAGATATACAAGTTCCCCCTCACCTTAATCCTCTCCCACCAGGGGAGAGGAAAAAATAAGATAGAACTCTCCCATCAGGGAAGATTTGGTAGGGACTTGATTTATCAAGTCCGCAAATTGGTTTACAGGACAGATATAGGAGCTCGACCAGTGAGTGGTTTTTTCATCACCACAGCTTGGGCAGCTGCCAGGGCTGAACAAGGTCGACTGGAATAAGTACATAGATAGGTGCTTACCAAAGGAAATTCGGAAAGTTCATAGGAACTGCGAAAAGCAAGAACAATCATTCGTTCACCCATGGATACTGATAATTTATTTACTAACTGTTTTTGAAGATTGGTTTCAAAATCCGTTCCGGGAAGTGGATAATCTTCAGTCACTGCAATGAAGGAATTAGCTGATAGTAATGGCACGGGAATAGCTTCATCCTTCAAATCTTCATAGTAATAAACTTTAATATCAACACCTAACCGAATGAGTTCATTTTGAAAGATATCAAATGCCGGTTCCGATTGGTTAGGGCCAATGCCTCTGGTGTGAGAGAGAATAACATAGGCATGGCGTGGGACACAATTAATGATAATAAGTGGCTGATTTAAATTTATTGGCCATAATTGCGAACGATCCCGTAAAATTGTGATTGCCGAAGACGCCGCTTCAAGAGCCACTGATACATGATTACTCAATCCAAACTGTGGTTTTAAATCAAATGTCTTCGATGGAACAGGGAAAATCCCTTTATTGAATTTCAGTGTTAAAATTCTTCCTGAAGCCTCATCTAATCTTTCAGGAGTTATCCTTCCTGATTTTACCGTTTGAATGACACTCTGGATAAGCGTCATATGCTGTTTAATATATATCGAGGAATCATGATCGTAATGTTCTTCGGCTAGCATGATCATGTCGACTCCAGCTTGAATGGCCTTGATGGCAGCTTCATCGGAAGGGTAATTTTTCTTTATAGCTCCCATATTCATACTGTCGGTGAGAACTACCCCATTAAAACCCATTTTTTTCCGAAGAAGATGGCCCATAATCAAGGGGGATAAAGTGGCAGGATTAATGGAATCGATTTGTGGAAAAAGGATATGGGAGGTCATGATCATGTCGACTCCAGCATCAATCCCTCGCTGAAAAGGATAAAGGTCCTCTTGTTCTAATTGTCTGAAATTTTTATTCACTGTAGGAAGACTACGATGGCTGTCTAAGGAAGTATCTCCATGTCCGGGAAAATGTTTCAAGGTTGTGATTATACCACTGGCATTTGCTCCTTTGACTGCAGCTTCAACCTGTTCAGCTACTCTTTCTGGATATTCACCGAAGGATCGCATACCGATGATGGCATTTTGTGGATTGGAATTGCAGTCAGCGCAGGGGGCAAAAATGGCATTGAAGCCAAATGAGAGCATTTCTTTCCCAAAAATATTGTATATTTTATGAGTCAACTCAGGTTTTCCAGCTGCACCTAAAGCCAAATTACCTGGCCCGGTTGTGCTGTACGGAACCAGTACCCCCCAGGTTCCTTCGTGGTCAACTCCTAAGATGAGAGGAATTTGATATGAAGTATTTTGAGTAAGTTTCTGGAGTGATTGAGTTAATTCTTTAGCCTCTTCAGGATTGGAGGCATTTTCCTGACTCAAATAACAGCCACCTAAGCCATAATCTACAATAAGTGGTGTTATCGGGTTAAGATTGTTGCCAGCAAAAGCTAAAAGAAATAATTGTCCAACTTTTTCTTCAAGAGTAAGAGATTTCAGAAGAGACTGGATTAGCGGTGGGAAATTCATGCTCATCCTCCCCAACAATATTTTGTCAATTATAACATGCTTTTCCGTTGACATTAATTCTATTTATTGGCTAAAATATTAATAGTTCGTTCTCGAATCGAACAAATGTTATGATGATGACTACTCTAACCAGTTCTCGAATTAATGATATCCATAAGAAAATGGTTTTCCGGTATATCTGGGAAAAAGAACAGGCATCACGAACCCAGATACGGTCGCACTTTGGATTTAGTAAATCGACGGTATCGGGTATTATTCGTGACTTAATTGAGCAGAGCTTAATTGTTGAAAATGGCCAGGAAGATGCTCCCCTGGGGAGAAAACCCGAGCTTCTCACAGTTAATCCACATGGGCCGATGATTCTCAGTGTTCTTCTTAAAGACTTAGGAGATGTTGAAGTTGCTGTTGTTGACCTCAAAGGAACCATTCTTAGTCGTGAATCCTTGACTTTATTAACCAAAGAACCTCCTCAGGCAGCAGTTGGTGAGATTGCTTGGTTTGTGAATGCAGCCCTTGCAAAATTTCCCCATACAACCTGTCTCGGTATCGGTTTAGGGGCTCCGGGAATAGTCAACCATAGTTCGGGAATTATTGAATATTCAGCCCATTTTGGATGGAAAGGAATTCCAATTGGTTCAATGCTCTCGGCTGGAGTGGCTCAAGAATTCCCTATTTTAGTTGATAATCGAACCACTGCAGCCACCTTAGGTGAAATGTGGTTCGGAAGTGGAAAAAATTCTCGAAATCTTATCTGTATCAACTGCGGTGAGGCGATAGGAGCAGGAATTGTCATTGAGGGGAAAATATATCGGGGTTTTTTAGATGGCGTTGGAGAAATCGGCCATATTCCTTTGATCCCAAATGGAAATCTTTGTTTTTGCGGGAAAACCGGCTGTGTTGAATCGATGGTTTCACTTCCAGCCTTGATGAAACGAATGGGAAGGAAATATACCGGAGAAGATGATGCGACTCGGATACTACGGAATGAAATTGGGAAACCCTCGATAAAGGAAATGACCTTGGAAGCCTATTCCACCTTAGGGGAAATAGCTGTAATCCTTACTAATATTTTAGCTCCCGAGAAGATAATTTTTACCGGAGGGCTCACTCGGATCGAGCCCGAGGAAATGATAAGCTCGGTCCAACAAAAAGTCCAAGAAAAAGCTCTGGAACCTTTAGCGCGCAATATTCAATTAGAATTGAGTAGTTTTCATCAGGAAACCGAACCGCTTTGGGGAGCCTCTCTGGTAATGGAAAATATATTTAGTTTAGAAATAATCCGTTGATGGAGGGTTGATGATGGAAAAAATTGGTTTTGGTGTAATCGGTGCTGGAATCTGGGGAAATTCTCATGCATGGATTTATTCAACTGAACCATATTCAGAGCTGATCGCAGTGTGCGATAAGGTTGAGGAGAAAGCTAAAGCCCTGGCGGAAAAATATCATGCCCGGTGTTGGTACACTGATCTAGAAAAAATGTTAAAAGATCCCGAAATACAAGCCGTCGGGATTGCAACACCCGACTTTGCCCATCAAGAACCTTTTATTGCTGCTTGCCAAGCAGGCAAACATATTCTTTTGGAAAAACCACTAGCGACCACTCATGAGGACTTAAAACTCATGAAGACTGCCTATGAAAAATCAGGAGTACGAGTCATGGTTGATTTCCACGCTCGTTGGAATCCACCTTTGGTCGTTGCCAAAAACAATATTGACCAGGGAACCATCGGTGAGATAATTTCCATGTACTACCGTTTGAATGATACCATTTATGTTCCCACCCAGATGTTATCCTGGGCCGAAAAGTCATCCATCCTTTGGTTTTTAGGGAGTCATACGGTTGATACCCTTCGATTTCTTTCCGGAAAAGAGGTTAAGAGGGTATATTCAGTTTCCCGATCTGAGGTCTTAGTTAAATTGGGAGTAAATATTCCCGATATTTATCAAAGTGTTTTAGAAATGGAAGACGGGATTATTGCCAGTATTGAAAACAACTGGATTGTCCCAAATTCCCATCCCAACTGGAATGATATAAAACTGAATATTTTGGGGAGCAAAGGGATGTTCAATATGGATCTGACCAATAACCAAGCCATTGAGCGCTATCTCCCCGAAAAGAGTGATCATCCTGATATCTTGGTAATGCCCACGATCCATGGTAAGCCGAGTGGTTTTGCTCATGAAAGCATTCGGGATTTTATTCATAGATTAAGGACTGGTGAGAAGTTTATTGTCGACTTTGAAGATGGATACCGGGTCAGCAAGGTTATTCTCGCCATTATGGAATCAGCAAAAATCCGGATGCCGGTTGAGGTTAATTATAATTCTTAGTTCTTAGTCAGGAGGGATTCGAATGCATGATAATGCCATAAAAATATTTGATTTAAGTGGAAAGATAGCTTTGATAACTGGAGCGAGTAAGGGTTTAGGGAAAGCATTTGCTACCGCTTTAGCTGAAGCCGGAGCCACACCAATTTTAGTAGCGAGAAATCAATCGGAACTGGAGAAAACTGGCAAGGAAATTGCTC
This sequence is a window from Candidatus Atribacteria bacterium ADurb.Bin276. Protein-coding genes within it:
- the rbsC_16 gene encoding Ribose transport system permease protein RbsC, with product MYIAFLAIFIFFSIILRGRGFLSSENLMNIARQTAMISVMAVGMTFVLAAGEIDLSIGSIVALASLTTALALRHSSLLVGVVTGLGTGVLIGMVNGLFVAKIGVPSFLVTLGMTGIITGLARWITQLKSIPVTNKTYNFIFGSGDIGPISILFVWTVVLLIIGQVALRKTKFGRYVLATGGNKISALYSGINVERIKFSVMVLNGVLAALAGMLYAGRLHGARYTLGETDLMTVIAAVIIGGTSMSGGRGSVIGSIVGSLIMGMINNGLILMGLSVDQQMIFRGLIIIIAVSLTMREKKK
- the ybbD_2 gene encoding putative lipoprotein YbbD precursor, whose protein sequence is MNFPPLIQSLLKSLTLEEKVGQLFLLAFAGNNLNPITPLIVDYGLGGCYLSQENASNPEEAKELTQSLQKLTQNTSYQIPLILGVDHEGTWGVLVPYSTTGPGNLALGAAGKPELTHKIYNIFGKEMLSFGFNAIFAPCADCNSNPQNAIIGMRSFGEYPERVAEQVEAAVKGANASGIITTLKHFPGHGDTSLDSHRSLPTVNKNFRQLEQEDLYPFQRGIDAGVDMIMTSHILFPQIDSINPATLSPLIMGHLLRKKMGFNGVVLTDSMNMGAIKKNYPSDEAAIKAIQAGVDMIMLAEEHYDHDSSIYIKQHMTLIQSVIQTVKSGRITPERLDEASGRILTLKFNKGIFPVPSKTFDLKPQFGLSNHVSVALEAASSAITILRDRSQLWPINLNQPLIIINCVPRHAYVILSHTRGIGPNQSEPAFDIFQNELIRLGVDIKVYYYEDLKDEAIPVPLLSANSFIAVTEDYPLPGTDFETNLQKQLVNKLSVSMGERMIVLAFRSSYELSEFPLVSTYLCTYSSRPCSALAAAQAVVMKKPLTGRAPISVL
- the nagC_5 gene encoding N-acetylglucosamine repressor gives rise to the protein MMMTTLTSSRINDIHKKMVFRYIWEKEQASRTQIRSHFGFSKSTVSGIIRDLIEQSLIVENGQEDAPLGRKPELLTVNPHGPMILSVLLKDLGDVEVAVVDLKGTILSRESLTLLTKEPPQAAVGEIAWFVNAALAKFPHTTCLGIGLGAPGIVNHSSGIIEYSAHFGWKGIPIGSMLSAGVAQEFPILVDNRTTAATLGEMWFGSGKNSRNLICINCGEAIGAGIVIEGKIYRGFLDGVGEIGHIPLIPNGNLCFCGKTGCVESMVSLPALMKRMGRKYTGEDDATRILRNEIGKPSIKEMTLEAYSTLGEIAVILTNILAPEKIIFTGGLTRIEPEEMISSVQQKVQEKALEPLARNIQLELSSFHQETEPLWGASLVMENIFSLEIIR
- the iolG_1 gene encoding Inositol 2-dehydrogenase; this translates as MEKIGFGVIGAGIWGNSHAWIYSTEPYSELIAVCDKVEEKAKALAEKYHARCWYTDLEKMLKDPEIQAVGIATPDFAHQEPFIAACQAGKHILLEKPLATTHEDLKLMKTAYEKSGVRVMVDFHARWNPPLVVAKNNIDQGTIGEIISMYYRLNDTIYVPTQMLSWAEKSSILWFLGSHTVDTLRFLSGKEVKRVYSVSRSEVLVKLGVNIPDIYQSVLEMEDGIIASIENNWIVPNSHPNWNDIKLNILGSKGMFNMDLTNNQAIERYLPEKSDHPDILVMPTIHGKPSGFAHESIRDFIHRLRTGEKFIVDFEDGYRVSKVILAIMESAKIRMPVEVNYNS